In Cynocephalus volans isolate mCynVol1 chromosome 3, mCynVol1.pri, whole genome shotgun sequence, one DNA window encodes the following:
- the LENG9 gene encoding LOW QUALITY PROTEIN: leukocyte receptor cluster member 9 (The sequence of the model RefSeq protein was modified relative to this genomic sequence to represent the inferred CDS: inserted 6 bases in 4 codons; deleted 2 bases in 1 codon): MLVNEAEKTRTRAQSAGSPSCPWGKERKSGLDGVPSQAWRNLECWAAKERRLREATDSRIPTPSRHLSGEMEKALTATARATELPGREAQALAAPGCSLGETEAEWGPGAWPEDDRAVLARAVAPRQPCPTHFVVLMVSPXLQVDVAKAQEYLVQTTPSCAEFLLPXHLTLALLWLAGLGEEVATVGALRQALLATGFPASPQLRVRDLVLLGQKQTNTATMCFVPKPSRLESMAQVLSQRLEAQKLRVLQPPXGLQPHLTLAIVPDCSQVCLAKTRFSLSQELGSHPLGKXWLCCTGRTGGTYQFLAEIPLR; this comes from the exons ATGTTGGTGAACGAAGCAGAGAAAACACGGACAAGGGCCCAGAGTGCAGGAAGCCCAAGCTGCCCGTGGGGGAAGGAGCGGAAATCCGGCCTGGATGGAGTTCCGAGTCAAGCTTGGAGGAACCTGGAATGCTGGGCAGCCAAGGAGAGGAGGCTGAGGGAGGCCACAGACTCGAGAATACCAACCCCTAGCAGGCACCTCTCAGGAGAGATGGAGAAGGCACTGACGGCAACCGCCAGAGCCACGGAACTGCCAGGCAGGGAAGCGCAGGCCCTAGCAGCCCCAGGATGTTCCCTTGGAGAGACGGAAGCTGAGTGGGGTCCGGGGGCCTGGCCTGAGGATGAT AGGGCTGTACTAGCTAGGGCTGTGGCTCCTCGCCAACCCTGCCCCACACATTTTGTGGTCCTCATGGTGAGTC GGCTGCAGGTAGATGTGGCCAAGGCCCAGGAATACCTGGTCCAAACCACTCCATCCTGTGCTGAGTTCCTGCTGCC GCACCTGACACTTGCCCTGCTGTGGTTGGCAGGCCTAGGGGAGGAAGTGGCGACAGTGGGGGCTCTGAGACAGGCCCTGTTGGCCACAGGGTTTCCAGCATCCCCCCAGCTGAGAGTTAGGGACTTAGTACTCCTGGGCCAA aaacagactaatacagccaccATGTGCTTTGTGCCCAAACCTTCCCGACTGGAAAGCATGGCCCAAGTGCTGAGCCAGAGGCTGGAAGCCCAGAAGCTGAGAGTGCTACAACCCC CAGGGTTGCAACCCCACCTCACCCTGGCCATAGTGCCCGACTGTTCCCAAGTCTGCCTCGCCAAGACTCGGTTCAGCCTGAGTCAGGAGCTAGGGAGCCACCCACTGGGGAA CTGGCTGTGCTGTACGGGGAGGACAGGAGGCACCTACCAGTTCCTGGCTGAGATCCCCCTGCGGTGA